The Candidatus Woesearchaeota archaeon genome segment GCATTGCGGAATCTTGGTCTTTCCATGCCCCTTCCATTATTTACCTTGATCATCGCACTTATTGACGGATTTAATCCTTGTAATTTATTCGTTCTCACTCTATTAATTAGCCTTATGCTTTCAGAATCACACGAGCGAAAAAGAATTTTGGCTGTCGGCTTAACCTTCATTGCAGTTATCTACATATTTTATTTTACGTTCATGGCAGCATGGCTTAATATTTTCAAATTTATTGGGTTTGTAACGCCTCTTCGAATCGCTATTGCAGCACTTGCACTTGGCGCAGGACTCATTAATATGAAAGAAATGTTCTTTTATCGTAAAGGCGTTACATTAATGGTGCAAGATAAACATGTTGGACCACTAAAGCGAAGAATCAATCACGTCGCGCATGTAATGAAAAAAGGCAGCATGGGAACACTTATTGGAGCAGCAGCAGTTCTTGCAGTTTTCGCTTCATTAGTTGAACTTCCTTGTACAGCAGGTTTCCCTATTATTTATACAGGAGTACTTAGCGGTCATGGCCTTGCAGCTGGATTTGCTCATTATGCATATCTTTTACTCTACAACCTCTTTTATGTTGTACCGCTCTTAACCATCATTTTTATCTTCGCCTTCACTTTTAAAGGAAAGCAAATAGATAAAAAGACCATGGGACTTATAAAATTCATAGGAGGAGCAATTATGTTCCTTCTGGGCTTAATATTACTCATTAGCCCTGGATTAGTTGGTCTTGGTTAAAATGTTTAAAACGCTCTACTTTGATAATGGTGCAACAACAAAAGTTGATTCAAGAGTAGTAGAAGCAATGTTGCCTTTTTTTGAAAAAACGTTCGGTAATCCTTCTTCAGCGCATAGCGTTGGTCATAGTGCAAAAGATGCACTTGATGAAGCAAGAAACACTATTGCGCAGTCTATTAATGCTAGTTCAAGTGAGATAGTCTTTACCTCTGGTGGAACAGAGAGTAATAACGCAGCAATTAAGGGTGTTGCATTTGCTTGGGAGAAAAAAGGAAAACACATTATTGTATCTGCTGTTGAACATAAATGCATTCTTGCATCGTGTGAATGGCTTAAAGAACGAGGATTTAGAATTACCTATCTTCCTGTAAACGATGAAGGTTTTGTAAGCACTGAAAAACTTGAAAAAGCAATTTGCAAAGACACTATTCTAGTTTCAATTATTCACGGCAACAATGAAGTTGGCACCATTAATGATTTAGAAGCAATTGGAACAATTTGTCATAAATATAAAATTTTATTTCATAGCGATGCCTGTCAAAGCTTTACAAAAGTTCCCATTGATGTGAAGAAAATGAACATGGACTTACTTACTATTAATAGTCATAAAATTCATGGTCCTCGAGGTGTTGGCGCATTATTCATTCGTAAAGATGTAAAAATAGATCCTCTACTTCATGGCGGTGGTCAAGAACATCATCTCCGCTCCGGCACAGAAAATGTTGCGGGAGTTGTTGGTTTCGCAAAAGCAGTAAGTTTAGCAAAAGAGAAACATAATCGTACTATGACAAAGTATCGTGATAAAATAATTTCTAAGTTACTTGAAATTGATGGTGCGCATCTTAATGGTCCCAAAGGCGAGAAACGATTATGCAACAATATTAATCTGCGTTTTGATGGTGTTGATACTAGCGGACTTGGTGGCTATCTTGATAGAAAAGGTATTGAGACATCATCTGGCTCTGCATGTTCTGCGCCAAACAACGAAGCAAGTTATGTGCTGCAAGCACTTGGACTTAGCGCGCAAGAAGCACAAGAAAGTATTCGTATAACACTTAGCAGATTCACAACAGAAGAAGAAGTGGACAAACTACTCGCAACCATACCTAAAATTATTGCCAAGTGCAGAAAAAAAGGCGTTGTTGAGCGTTTATTCAAAAACTAAAATTCTTATTCATCGTCAACAGTAAAAAGCCTTGAGTCTTTAACTTTAAAAAGTTCACTTCGAGCGCCAGCATCAAGCCATCCATGAGCATAGTTAAGCGCTGCAAATGCTAAGAGCCATTCGCCTTTCTCATAAAAATGTTTGGCATCACTATAATACCTTTCAATCATATCTAAAAAGTCGTTTGCTTGGGAAATCCTGTCAATATCCAATTCGTGCGTTTTGACTTTTTCAATTGCTTCACCCGTTATCTTAAAATATTTTTGCACGTGTTCTTCAGTAAGTGTGTTATTTACCATTCGCATCACCCAAAACAATTGTTAATGGTTTTCATATAAAAGGTTTTTGAAACAAAGTTTTATAAACTCAAAGCAATCTTGCTCCTTGGTAATGAGTATCGCAGGAATAGGACTGGAATTTATCTCCAGAGCAAAGGCAAATAAAGAGTATCTTCGTATGAGAGGATTTGAAGAAAGATATCTTTTTCCTTCTTGTTGCGATAATATCAATCAGGTTCAAGAATATACTGCTAAAAAAATCCTTATAAAAAATAGCCAAGAATTTCTTGTCACCAATATCTCCATTCTAGACGCGCTTAATGACATCAAAAAATATGTTAGCATTCTTGAAGCGATGCAAAGCGATGTAAAATCTGCAGAAAATGGTTTTCCAAGTAATGAAGAGTTACAAGTACGAACAGATAATTATTTCTCGCAAAAACTAAATAGAAAAAAGGAGTTATAAAATGACAAAGAAAAAACAATATATTATCCGTAAAGAATTTGAAAATTTATTCGAAGTACAAAAAGGCATGCTTAATACTTATGCACTTATGGAAAGTAATACAATAAACAATACCAAAGGAATAGTGCAAGCTTACAAAATTGTTAAGGATACTAAAGATCAATATATTGTTGAAAAATTTGATTTGGTTGATGCGCTTGACGATATCGCTGATCAGCAAGAAACTAGTTTTGCTTGTTGCAATGGTAAAAACAACATTCAGCTCGAGCAAAATATCGCACATAAATTAACAGACCCTGCGAATAATGTTATTGGCATAGATCAAGGAATCTGTAACTCAACCTATTGTTTTCTTTATGAAAATGAGTTACGTATGGATAATTTTACTGCACTAAATGCAAATTATCAAAAAAGGTAGGCTAAAAAGTTATAAGAGTAAAATAAGTAAAAAAAAAACGACTTAGACAAACCAATTCGCAACAGTTGCTAAAACATTTGCAAAAAAGAGCTTGACTTTCTTTCCAAAACCGGTTGCTTCCATTTTTATTGCGCCTGATTCCTTCATTTCCAAATAAGCATCAAGAGGGTCTTCATCTAAAATAACATCATTAATAGTTGAGAGATTTTGTACAGCTAAATCATAGGTCGATTCATTAGATGCGCCACACTCAACACCTACAACTTTTCCCTGTTTTATTTGGATATTGCTGGTGAGATTTAATTCTTCAATTTTTAAATTTACAAGTTCATTTTGAAATGGCATAGCGTCCGGCACTTCTTGTCCAACAATATCAAGTTGTTCTTGGAGTTCCTCGCAGGTTTCTACATTTAAATATTTTAAGTCATCTAGAGTGGTTCCTAAAACCGAAGTACTCAATAAAATTAACACCAGTATAATAAGTATTTTTTTCATAAACATCACCTCAAAGAAGCAGGAAATAATAAGGCTCTCCAAGCAAGTTTTCTTACAGTTCGTCTTGCTTGTTGAGTTTCCCCTTTTAAATTAAGTTCTCCTTCTCGCTTTAATTGTCGATAGGTTTTTACGGGGTCGCCGGCAGTTAACAAGTTTGCAGCTCCTGCAACAG includes the following:
- a CDS encoding cysteine desulfurase is translated as MFKTLYFDNGATTKVDSRVVEAMLPFFEKTFGNPSSAHSVGHSAKDALDEARNTIAQSINASSSEIVFTSGGTESNNAAIKGVAFAWEKKGKHIIVSAVEHKCILASCEWLKERGFRITYLPVNDEGFVSTEKLEKAICKDTILVSIIHGNNEVGTINDLEAIGTICHKYKILFHSDACQSFTKVPIDVKKMNMDLLTINSHKIHGPRGVGALFIRKDVKIDPLLHGGGQEHHLRSGTENVAGVVGFAKAVSLAKEKHNRTMTKYRDKIISKLLEIDGAHLNGPKGEKRLCNNINLRFDGVDTSGLGGYLDRKGIETSSGSACSAPNNEASYVLQALGLSAQEAQESIRITLSRFTTEEEVDKLLATIPKIIAKCRKKGVVERLFKN
- a CDS encoding DUF357 domain-containing protein, translated to MRMVNNTLTEEHVQKYFKITGEAIEKVKTHELDIDRISQANDFLDMIERYYSDAKHFYEKGEWLLAFAALNYAHGWLDAGARSELFKVKDSRLFTVDDE